The following are encoded together in the Callithrix jacchus isolate 240 chromosome 19, calJac240_pri, whole genome shotgun sequence genome:
- the LOC103789377 gene encoding LOW QUALITY PROTEIN: gap junction alpha-1 protein-like (The sequence of the model RefSeq protein was modified relative to this genomic sequence to represent the inferred CDS: inserted 3 bases in 2 codons): protein MGDWSALGKLLDKVQAYSTTGGKVWLSVLFIFRILLLGTAVESAWGDEQSAFRCNTQQPGCENICYDKSFPISRVRFWVLQIIFVSVPTLLYLAHVFYVMRKEEKLNKKEEELKVAQTDGVNVEMHLKQIQIKKFKYGIEEHGKVKMRGGLLRXYIISVLFKSVFEVAFLLIQWYIYGFSLSAVYTCKRDPCPHQVDCFLSRPTEKTIFIIFMLVVSLVSLXLNIIELFYVFFKGVKDRVKGKSDPYHATTGPLSPSKDCGSPKYAYFNGCSSPTAALSPMSPPGYKLVTGDRNNSSCCNYNKQASEQNWANYSAEQNRMGQAGSTISNSHAQPFDFPDDNQNSKKLAAGHELQPLAIVDQRPSSRASSRASSRPRPDDLEI, encoded by the exons ATGGGTGACTGGAGTGCCTTAGGCAAACTCCTTGACAAGGTCCAAGCCTACTCCACCACTGGAGGGAAGGTGTGGCTATCAGTACTTTTCATTTTCCGAATCCTGCTACTGGGGACAGCGGTTGAGTCAGCCTGGGGAGATGAGCAGTCGGCATTTCGTTGTAACACTCAACAACCTGGTTGTGAAAACATCTGCTATGATAAGTCTTTCCCAATCTCTCGTGTGCGCTTCTGGGTCCTGCAGATCATATTCGTGTCTGTACCCACACTCTTGTACCTGGCTCATGTCTTCTATGTGATGCGAAAGGAAGAGAAACTGAACAAGAAAGAGGAGGAACTCAAGGTTGCCCAAACTGATGGTGTCAATGTGGAGATGCACTTGAAGCAGATTCAGATCAAGAAGTTCAAGTATGGTATTGAAGAGCATGGCAAGGTGAAGATGCGAGGAGGGTTGCTGCG CTACATCATCAGTGTCCTCTTCAAGTCTGTCTTCGAGGTGGCCTTCCTGCTGATCCAGTGGTACATCTATGGGTTCAGCTTGAGTGCTGTTTACACTTGCAAAAGAGATCCCTGCCCACATCAGGTGGACTGCTTCCTCTCTCGCCCCACAGAGAAAACCATCTTTATCATCTTCATGCTGGTGGTGTCCTTGGTGTCTC GCCTTAATATCATTGAactcttctatgttttcttcaagGGCGTTAAGGATCGAGTTAAGGGAAAGAGCGACCCTTACCATGCCACCACTGGCCCGCTGAGCCCCTCCAAAGACTGTGGGTCTCCAAAATACGCTTATTTCAATGGCTGCTCCTCACCAACCGCTGCCCTCTCACCCATGTCTCCTCCTGGGTACAAGCTGGTTACTGGCGACAGAAACAATTCTTCTTGCTGCAATTACAACAAGCAAGCAAGCGAGCAAAACTGGGCTAATTACAGTGCAGAACAAAATCGAATGGGGCAAGCGGGAAGCACCATCTCTAACTCCCATGCACAGCCTTTTGATTTCCCCGATGATAACCAGAATTCTAAAAAACTAGCTGCTGGACACGAACTACAGCCACTAGCCATTGTGGACCAGCGACCTTCAAGCAGAGCCAGCAGTCGTGCCAGCAGCAGACCTCGGCCTGATGACCTGGAGATCTAG